In Candidatus Baltobacteraceae bacterium, a single genomic region encodes these proteins:
- the lysA gene encoding diaminopimelate decarboxylase translates to MMEIGGERADGLAERFGTPLVVIDLRALDGALDAMLAAAAPHGIAISYAGKALLLPGLVRHLHPRPIGIDVCSIGELAVAERGGFEAARLTLHGAGKIDAELDAALDGRVGRIVVDGMDELRRLVARTRGRGADLLLRFNTGIEAHTHDFVRTAGDRSKFGFAPTEEDAALELLRANPALRLRGVHAHIGSQVYDAMPYVENAQRLLAVLERARSAGFARADTMVIGGGFGVQMHPGATDEVVDIAGVLDAVARVIPSGVRVEIEPGRALIGTAGTSLYRVMAVKRFGQRRFAIIDGSMADNPRPAIYGAYHHVEALRIDSPLAQTMVCGRSCEADELGEAMLPEDLRAGDLVAMLATGAYTYSMSSNYNYFPRPPVIAVGEGEPQVWASRETL, encoded by the coding sequence ATGATGGAGATCGGCGGTGAGCGCGCGGACGGGCTCGCCGAACGCTTCGGCACACCGCTGGTGGTCATAGATCTGCGCGCCTTAGACGGCGCGCTCGATGCGATGCTCGCCGCGGCGGCGCCGCACGGCATCGCGATCTCGTATGCGGGAAAGGCGCTGCTGTTGCCCGGATTGGTGCGCCATTTGCATCCGCGCCCGATCGGCATCGACGTTTGTTCGATCGGCGAACTGGCGGTGGCGGAGCGCGGCGGTTTCGAAGCCGCGCGCCTCACCCTGCACGGCGCGGGCAAAATTGACGCGGAACTCGATGCCGCGCTCGACGGGCGGGTTGGACGCATCGTGGTGGACGGCATGGACGAATTGCGCCGTCTCGTCGCGCGGACGCGCGGACGCGGCGCCGACCTGCTGCTTCGCTTCAATACCGGCATCGAGGCGCACACCCACGACTTCGTTCGCACCGCCGGCGACCGCAGCAAGTTCGGTTTTGCGCCCACCGAAGAGGACGCGGCGCTCGAGCTGCTGCGCGCGAATCCGGCGCTGCGCCTACGCGGCGTGCACGCGCACATCGGTTCGCAGGTTTACGATGCGATGCCGTACGTCGAGAACGCGCAGCGGCTGCTGGCGGTGCTGGAGCGCGCACGTTCCGCCGGATTCGCTCGGGCCGATACAATGGTCATCGGTGGCGGCTTCGGCGTGCAGATGCACCCCGGCGCTACGGATGAAGTGGTCGACATCGCGGGCGTGCTCGACGCAGTGGCGCGCGTCATTCCGAGTGGCGTACGGGTGGAGATCGAGCCGGGCCGCGCGCTGATCGGCACGGCGGGAACATCACTCTATCGTGTGATGGCGGTGAAGCGCTTCGGCCAGCGGCGCTTCGCGATCATCGATGGGAGCATGGCCGATAACCCGCGTCCCGCGATCTATGGTGCGTATCATCATGTCGAGGCGCTTCGTATCGATTCACCGCTCGCGCAGACGATGGTGTGCGGCCGCTCGTGCGAAGCCGACGAACTGGGCGAAGCGATGCTGCCCGAGGATCTGCGCGCCGGCGATCTCGTCGCAATGCTCGCAACCGGCGCCTACACCTACAGCATGTCGAGCAATTATAATTATTTTCCACGCCCGCCGGTCATCGCCGTCGGCGAAGGTGAACCGCAAGTGTGGGCAAGCCGCGAAACCCTCTAG
- a CDS encoding type I phosphomannose isomerase catalytic subunit, which produces MSDDSVYPYSIEPKETPAIWGGDALVKHFKKKADPNAKIGESWECWDENRVRNGPLAGKTIADLRAQLGATLLGDLDPHQLFPILTKIIDARDWLSVQVHPDDAYAQRVEHQHNGKTECWYILSANEGSELVYGWSQDTTRQEYERRVKEGTLGDILRRVPVKAGETYYLPSGTLHAIGAGVILFETQQASDLTYRIFDWNRVGADGKPRELNVKKAADVLDYHRGDRGAAETIAYHYEGLDHTALVASAHFTVERVVATDEPASLDCAARPAIVMTLERSMTLRAGDVAVTLDPYQTAVVPAAAQWYTVSAVDGREAPFMLVAPPERTEAMVVRLLAAGIEQARIDRFMAQFA; this is translated from the coding sequence GTGAGCGACGATTCGGTTTACCCCTATTCGATCGAGCCCAAGGAGACCCCCGCGATCTGGGGCGGCGACGCCTTGGTCAAGCATTTCAAAAAGAAGGCCGACCCCAACGCGAAGATCGGCGAGTCGTGGGAATGCTGGGACGAGAATCGCGTGCGCAACGGTCCGCTGGCGGGCAAGACCATCGCCGACCTGCGCGCGCAGCTCGGCGCGACGTTGCTCGGCGATCTGGATCCGCATCAGCTCTTTCCGATCTTGACGAAAATCATCGACGCGCGCGACTGGCTCTCGGTGCAGGTGCATCCCGATGACGCGTACGCGCAGCGCGTGGAGCACCAGCACAATGGGAAGACCGAATGCTGGTACATTCTCTCGGCGAATGAGGGATCCGAGCTCGTCTATGGCTGGAGTCAAGATACGACGCGCCAGGAATATGAACGCCGCGTCAAAGAAGGCACGCTGGGCGATATTCTGCGCCGCGTTCCGGTCAAAGCGGGCGAGACGTACTACCTGCCGTCCGGAACGCTGCATGCAATCGGTGCCGGCGTCATTCTCTTCGAAACGCAACAGGCGAGCGATTTGACCTATCGGATTTTCGATTGGAACCGCGTCGGCGCCGACGGCAAGCCGCGCGAACTCAACGTCAAGAAAGCGGCGGACGTTTTGGATTATCACCGCGGCGATCGCGGTGCGGCGGAAACGATTGCGTATCACTACGAAGGCCTCGACCACACGGCGCTGGTTGCGAGCGCGCACTTCACCGTCGAGCGCGTGGTCGCGACCGACGAGCCCGCATCGCTCGATTGCGCCGCGCGCCCCGCGATCGTGATGACGCTGGAGCGTTCGATGACGCTGCGAGCAGGCGACGTGGCGGTGACGCTCGATCCGTATCAGACCGCCGTCGTTCCGGCCGCGGCGCAGTGGTATACGGTCTCCGCGGTCGATGGCCGCGAAGCGCCGTTCATGCTAGTCGCGCCGCCCGAACGTACCGAAGCGATGGTGGTGCGGTTGCTGGCGGCCGGCATCGAACAAGCCCGCATCGATCGTTTCATGGCGCAGTTCGCATGA